ctagccaaataaacaaaaagaaagaataaggAGATTTAAAACATACCAGCAACGATCTTCATTATCTGTTGTCGTCTTGGAATCGTTGTGTCCTGTATGGAATGTCTTAAAAGTCATATCCTAAAGCTGTAGACTCaaagtaagaagaagaagatcttaCAGAAGAGATTCTCTGGACTTCTCCTTTTCTTATGGACTGATCTGATCCCAAACCAGACAAACCAAAGACAACACAAGCTCCCCACTGCATAGTCAAAGCAAAGACAGTGTATGCCACGGTAACTCCAACGTTGTTATCCACCATTGAGTTTGCAATCTCACGGCTTCCCGTTAGTCCACTGGCTGAGATCAAACCCAAAAAACAAGGGTTAATCTTTACATCAtagtcaaaaaataattataaaatgctAAAGAAGAAAATGACTTCCTTCTTACAGAGAATAAGAGCTATTCTTGTGAACATTGTAAGGAGAGGGAACACGATTCCGCCATAGAAACCGACCTCGAAGATGACAAAGAGCTTAGTCCTTCCTTCAGACAAGAAGTTTTCACCGATAATCAACAGAcaacaaaaggagaaaacttggAAGACGTATCCTCCAAAATTGTCTGCACATGGCAGAAACCCGTAGACATGAACACAAGCATTCTTGGAAACGCGATTTGGCGGATCGAGACTTAGAATTTCATAGCTGGATCCTTCTTTAGCTCCATCGGAGACCAAGACCGATTCCTCCTCAGAAAAAGAGCTTACAAAACGACATTCCACGGTAGAGATCAAAGCTATTATAGAGAGAAAGGACAGAAACAGAGCAAGACGTGCCATGGAAGTAAACTTGAAACAGAGTTTTCAGTGAGCAGTTTGGTCGGATCCTTCTCTTCATACGcgcatatatacacacacaaaatctAAGTGATGGAACGTGATCATTCTAGAAAGGCTTTTGGTTAAATAGATGAAGTTGAGATAAATATTAACCATGCAGTAGTAACATGCTGGAAAGGACTACTTTGGAAAAAGGAATAAACCTCTCTGAGGTTAATTTTGGCGAAACTAAGTTACTGGTGTTTAGTTAGATGGAAATAAAACTGTATCTTAAGGGTCATCAGAAAACTTGGTACCGGACTAATCGTTGATATTGGTTATTGTTCCACTAAGGATTAGTTAGGCTTGGATCCTGATACCccggttaacaaaaaaaaatgtatattaaaatcGGACTTAGTCAAATTATTGAGTCTAATATCTAAAGAACGTGAATGGCACCTCTCTAACTATTATTAGCGGATGATTATTCTATAGATGTACTCATATGAAGACTGACTTTTAAGTTTTCGGTTGAAgtaacttctttttcttttgcataaaacaaaaacttcttcctcttccctTTTAACGTGTGAATCAACAAATCTCATTTTCACAGCCTTAAATGCTAGTGCGCACACAGACCACTGCCAAGTTTGGTATACGAATGTGTTAATGACTTTTACTTTTAAGTTCGGTTGAACTAACTTCTTATTTCCTCAGCTCAACATGTACAAATCAACCTAATAAGACCATAGTAGCGATTAGCAACGTACGGGAATTAACAATATGATTTGTTGTTTAATTCTAGTCGCTAACAATAATGAGAGAATATATTCAAAGGAATCTTGGTTCACAAAGTGGAGGACAAACGTCGTCAATACTAATTTTAGACtgtttattcttttgtttttgctgTATATAAGTGATAGGAGGTGGAATTAAAGAATGAGATAATGGTAAAGAAAGAATAAATACCATTGTTTCCACTTATATATGTTTGTTCCTCCTCCATATTCTTATTCTGTGATGCTCATTTCTTTTCATCAAACCATTTACttttgatttaatcaatggttaTATTCTCTCAATATGTATTGCGTATTATTCTCATTTTCATACACAAAATGGTCTTAGCATAAActgtaaaacaaaattcaaaactcATCTTGCTAGGTTTAATATAATGTAATGTCTCACTTTTTTATGAACGAATACCTTCACCTTTATACAATGATCAAAAGATGATAGCTTGATTAAAAAACCATCCAGTAAAAAACCATCCAGTTACATGCAGTGAGTGCTGCAAAAAGTTTGTAGGTTTTCATTTAAGTGTAAGTCTATGTAGCAGTTGAATTTTATATTCGATGATCAAATAGTTGTATGTCTTTGACATGTTCTAATACTAGATTATATAAGTGGTGACATTTGTTAGAAGTCATATACTCTCTAACTTGAGATGAATGATTGGGACAATGGACTTCTTTTTAGCCGTATCGTTTCATATGTGATTCTTAGGGAAGCCTATGTGTGAGATCTGTCAGATTGTCTTGATGATGCCAGTCAATTGCTAATGCAAACAGAGGAACTAGTGCAGCAGATGTATCATATGGACTTGGAGTTCATATTCTCACTATCATTATACGAATTAATAATATGGCTCATCCTTTTGCATCATTAGGCGTGATAATACCATCTTGTTGAATCTCGACAAGGACAAGTCTGTCTTCCCCTAGTAAATTCACCTCTATCATGCATTTTGGAGTTGTCCTTTTAGAAGAAAATTTGAGACTATGTAGAAATTGGAgttgaagttttgttttgtgCTACTACTCGATTTTAGTTACAAATATGTGTTTGGAAATTTAAGGAGGTTGTATGGCCGTATATAGTCAGTCTAGAGTACCTATGATGACTAACATTTCTCTccgaatactttttttttttgtaatcagaTTTATCTCTACTACGTTTTCACAATTATTCGTTGCTTGAAGTGGGAGGATTGTTAACATGGAGGTGGATTGGATGGAGGACTGATTTTCCCAAGCGGCGTTCAAGTTGAATGTTTCGGTTTACGTTGGCTAATAgactcttcttcttgttcttgcgTGTTTGACACCATAGTTAACCAATATCGAAATTGAAAGATACCTGCGTGCAAATACTCATGAAAAGAAAAGATTCAAATTCCCTGGAGGGATACAAAACCCATCATGACTTATATTTTCCCATATCAGATGAGAACCCTTTGAATCGAAAGGCTCTTCAAATGTCAAGTTTTCTGTAATAGTAGAATTCATGATCTTTTTCCTCTTGCCCAACGTAAATGATGTTTTACTTTCTTGTAAAAGATTACTTCAGTTTGAATCTTTCCAGTATCTTTCTTCGTTTCAGCTCCATACAACTCTAGTTTAAGATGTACAACTTTTGGTGATGGCTGCAAAAGTCATTTATCATCTTTGTGTTTATGTTGCGAGCTTGCAAGCTTTTTGTTGTTTATGAGTGTGTCAAAATGCTTGCTTGCTTCTTAGGTGATCTAATTATTTCAATCAAAATCTACACAACAGCTTTTCACGTCACAAGCCAAGAATGactcctttgttttttttcttctttttgataatctctttgtttattaataatatCTTTCTATAACATCACAGAATATTAGAcaaatttttagatttattgTTTCATCCCATAGGAAAAGAATATAAAGACACTTTACAATCCATCTTCTTTATGCTTCTAGTCTTCACTTAAATACCACCCCCAAAGTAAAACGGTCAGCTTCTTTGCACCTCCAAGAATGTAATTACAGAACAACGGTGTGTTTGCACTTTCTTTGTAAAGATCTATTACTTAAATTCACATCGACAGAGCTGCGTAGAGAAGTTGGTTCCAAGTATCAGGCAACCCAGGGAGGCACCAATGACTGCAATCATTCCCTCCATCGCCACCATAAGTAGAAGGATGAGCATCTTTTCTCAGCTGAGACAGAGTGGTGATATCAAGCAAGGACACCCGCGTTTTCATCGCTCCCAACACTTTGGACACAACTCCTGCAGATTCAGGCTGGCCACTTGGGTAATTTGATCCACTCAACGGTTGCATTTGTCCAGTACAACTCTTTCTTGGCTCGTTCCATTCCCTTCCCCTGTCACCCACAAGGAAGACACAAATATATCTCAAAGGTTTGCGTTTGCTTATGAATTTACCGATTTACGCCACCATCTTTAGTAGCCATgacataatttatattgttaCACTATCAAAATCTTACAGTTAGTGAGTAACAACTTAAATAGACTTACTCGTAGTGAGTGGGAGAAATGCCTTGGAAGAAAACTTTGGTTTTGGTGGTATCGACGTTTTGGTCAACCCATCGACCCCAAGTGCTAAGTCCTTTGTAGAATGCGTCAAGACGGTTCATGTCCCTCACCAAAGACGACCCATCTCTAATGTAGTCCCAcctaaaagaagaagaaagattcaACGATAAGAATGAAGGATATAACGGGTTTAGATTAAAGACGTAGTTATGTTATTGGTGCGCACCCTTGAGAACTGCCTTTGTGAGTCCACCAATGCCAAGAATTGAAGACAAGAACGTCCATGTTTTTCCAAGCATTAGCACCTCCTTCAATAGCTCCAAGGTTAAGCACACGTCCTACTCTCTCTTTGGCTATATCCACTATGTATGGTGTTCTATATAGATATAACGTCACTCCATATTCctgttttttaaatttaaaatataaaaacatcagattcagaaattttaaattttcgaaATATCTATTTCCATTACAGAGAAGATAATTATTAAGTGAAAGAAAAAAGTTTTGCAGAACAAAGAGAATAGTGAAAAGTAGACAGAGTGAAAAGGAAAGAACAAGTTGGACTGTTGGTTGGAGTTGTTGTTAGTGTACCTCCTTTACGTATTACGtcgttttttatttgtttttattgttattCTGGTcaaaatgtttctcaattattaaaataatttataaattaaaaaaaacaattttttttggaacacagTTGCAAACAAGTAgtgtaaaactttttttttgagcaagTAGTGTAAAACTTTATACAATGTGAAAATGGATATAAGATAATTGTTAAATTTGAAGAAATATGTCATTTCATATAGTTTTCTGTTTCGCAATTGGCGAATGATAAAGAACACAATTCTGGTAAAATGATAAATAACTTTcgaaataataaaacaaatcaagGTTTCACtgaataagaaaaaaactatacGTTTCGATCGGAAATCTTCTATACTTATTAATACTTTGGTATGTGTCACTTTTCTCATAATGTAGAATTGTAGATGAAGAATCGAACAAaccttttttgtcaacaatcaAATAAACTTTTCTATTAACTATAAAAAGATATTAGGCAAGTGGATGTTATCACGAACACTAACAACAATATGATAATAAGTATGATTAGCACCAAACAGCTTTTTCAATTCTTTTGTAAATATAGTCCGTGACTAATAAGCAAGCATTCAGTATTTATGACATGCCAATTCATTTTCGTTAATGACAACTATTCCTCGTGAAGACTGATAATTAGATTTTGTATTTATCCGAAGAACACAGTtttataattaaagaaaaaaaaacagacctGGAAAGTGATACTAGAGAGTGGGGTACGCTTAAGAAAAGTGTACTTAGCGTTTGGTACCGACGCATGTATCATACACCCTAACGATTCCCACATGTTCAGACTCAATGAGTCTCCCACGAACATGACTCGTTTCCCTCTCCATCTCCTCAGAAACGCCGCA
The Raphanus sativus cultivar WK10039 chromosome 1, ASM80110v3, whole genome shotgun sequence DNA segment above includes these coding regions:
- the LOC108856024 gene encoding protein trichome birefringence-like 38, encoding MGFNFISLLFLPLLSVFILSGSDQAFASDTTLLLNTNPRNSTAAGGLSSLRGKKQRSGCNLFQGRWVFDATYPFYDTSSCPFIDGEFNCGKRPDKQFLKYSWQPASCSIPRFDGAAFLRRWRGKRVMFVGDSLSLNMWESLGCMIHASVPNAKYTFLKRTPLSSITFQEYGVTLYLYRTPYIVDIAKERVGRVLNLGAIEGGANAWKNMDVLVFNSWHWWTHKGSSQGWDYIRDGSSLVRDMNRLDAFYKGLSTWGRWVDQNVDTTKTKVFFQGISPTHYEGREWNEPRKSCTGQMQPLSGSNYPSGQPESAGVVSKVLGAMKTRVSLLDITTLSQLRKDAHPSTYGGDGGNDCSHWCLPGLPDTWNQLLYAALSM